The DNA segment TCACCTTCACCAAACACGCCGTGACACACCGCACAGTTTTCATCATAGAGCACGCCACCATCGGCAACCGTACCACTGCCAACAGGCAACCCGACACCGTCCGGACGAACATCAATATCCCATGCTGCAACTTCTTCGGGCAGTGCTTCGCGGCCTAGATGATAAACACCATGCTCAGGGATCACTGCATCCGCTGCATTCACAGCAGGTTCCGACACAGATGCGGTTTCAACAGGTTCTGATGCCGGTGCGGACTCAGGTTCCGCTGCGGCTTGCTCTGCACTTTCCGAGAAGGTTGCCAGATAGGCGATCACATTGGCGATCTCGTCGTCCTTTTTCAGGCCGGCAAAGGCCATCTTCGTACCTTTGATATAGTCGCGCGGTTTCGCCAGATATTCGGTCAGGCTGTCGTGGTCCCAGACCAAACCTTCTTCACCGGCCTTGCTCATCGCCTTGGAATATTTGAAATCCTCAAGCGACCCGGCAACGCGCCCAAAGATTTCATTGAGTTCCGGTCCGACCTTGTTTTTGGCCCCTTCACCTACGGCATGACAGGCGGCACATTTGCGGAAAACCTTCTCGCCTGCCTCTGCATCTTGCGCGTTGGCACTGGCTGTCCATGCTGCGCCAAGCAGAACGATGCTTGCGGTAAACTTAAGAAACTTCGACATTTTCCGCCTCTCCGTTCGACTTCAGATACCAGGTCTGGATTCCATTATTGTGATAGATCGAGTTATCGCCGCGTGCCGCGCGCAGGGCGTCCTTTGTCGGCTGGACGTAACCCTGTTCGTCAATGGCACGCGATTGCAGATAAAGCGGCGATCCGTCCCAATTGAACTCGTAATAGAAACGATGCAGCGACCGGCTAAGGCTCGGCCCGTCAATCCGGGCATGCTGCCAGTTGCGGCCACCGTCAATCGACACGTCAACGCGCTTGATCTTGCCATGGCCAGACCATGCAAGACCGGTAATGATTGTATGGCCACGGCCCTGGGTGATCGGGGCCTGCGGGCTTGGATTGGTAATGACGGATTTGACATCCATCGCCCAGGTAAAGCGCCGCGCACGACCATCAGGCATAAGATCGGTGTACTTCGACGTTTCTTCGCGGAGCTGCCATGGCTTATCGCCGACCTCGATCCGGCGCAGCCATTTCACCCACATATTGCCTTCCCATCCCGGAACGCACAGGCGCACCGGATATCCTTGTTCGGGACGCAAGGCCTCGCCATTCATTTTGAAAGCAACCAGGCAGTCATCAAGCGCCTTTTCAATCGGGATCGAACGGCCCATTCCCGATGCATCAGCACCTTCGGCCAGGATCCATTTCCCGGCTGGTTTAACACCGGCTTCTTCCAGAAGTGTGCGCAGGCGGACGCCGGTATACATCACGTTATGCAGCATACCGTGGGTAAACTGGCAGCCATTAAGCTGCGCACCACGCCACTCCATGCCAGAGTTCGCCGCACATTCAAGGAAGTAGACCCGGTTTTCACGCGGGAAACGCATCAGATCCTGCATGGTAAAGACAAGCGGCTTGTCGACCAGACCATTGATCATCAGGCGATGCTCGGCCGGATCCACTTCGGCGACCCCGCTGTGATGACGCTCAAAGCAAAGACCATTTGGCGTAATGATGCCGTCAAGTTCATGCAACGGTGTGAAGTTGATAGATGATATCGGATCGGCGGTCAGCCATGGCACATCGCGACGTACGACATGGGATTCAAAAGGTGACGGCACACCATAAGGTGCGGCATCCACGCCCGGACCGGAATACTGGTTCCAGTCCTTGAGCTCCGTAATCGCCGGATCCGGGGTTCCGGCCGCCAACGCAGCACCGCCGCCAATTGCGGCAACCGCCGCCCCACCGGCGGCTGTTAGACCACCCTGAAGAAAGCTGCGCCGACTTGGCACAAAATTCTTATCTTTCTGAGGTTGTTTGGACATGGCTCTTGGTGCCCTCCCTACACATTCGAAATTTTATATATATTGAGGCGAAAAATGCCCTGCCCGGTGATTGGAACCGGCCAGGTGATTTTGCCTAGTTCATTCCAATCACTTTCACGGTGTCATTGCGTGGAATATCAATGACCTTGTGACGGGTGATGTAATTTTCCATCAGATCGTAGACCGCTGGTCCTTCAACGCCTTCGTTGACGGATGCCCAACCTGCGACGACATAACTGCGATCCGCTTCAATCGGCTCGCCAGTCTTGATCATCGTCATGTTCGAGATACGGTTGCCGATGCTTTCCTTGGGTGCGCAGCTATAGGCCATGCCGCCGACACGGACCATGTCACCCCCCTGTTGGAAGAACGGATCCTTGTTAAACAGGTTATCACAAACGTCCTCAAGGATTTCCTTGATCTGCGTGCCAGTGAATTCCAGACGATAAACCGACGGGTAGTTCATGCTGGTCTGGTTATAAAGATCATCGATGGTGATATCGTCACCCGGAAGCAATGTCGTGCCCCAACGGAAGCCCGGGCTGAATGCCAACTCGGCATCTCGTTCTTCCATGATGCCCTGACAAATCAGGTCATCCCATGTCCCGTTGAAATTACCGCGGCGATACAGCAGACCAGATGTCTTGCCGATAACGCGATTGCACTCGTCCTCATAAGGTGCACGGACCTCGTCAATCTTGGCGGCCATTTCCGGATCGGGATCAATCACATCCGAGAACACCGGAATAAGTGCTGAATTATAACCAGTTACGCGCCCGTCTTTAACTTCCAGATCAACGCGTCCCAGATATTTGCCGTGTGATCCAGATGACAAAAGCAACGTGTTATCGATCTCGATCGCCTCGGGCACGGCATCATGGGTATGGCCGGTCAGGATGACATCAATGCCGTTCACAACAGTTGCCAGTTTCTGGTCCACATCAAATCCGTTATGCGACAACAGGACGACAACAGCGGCCCCGGCCTCGCGTGCGGCGTCGACATTGGCCTGAATGACTTCCGGGCGAATACCAAACGACCAGTTCGGAATCATCCAGCGCGGATTGGCAATCGGGGTATAGGGCATAGCCTGCCCGATCACTGCGACCTTGTGCCCGCCAGTTTCATAGAACGCGGTATGCTCGAAAACCGGTTCGTCCCATTCCGTGTCAAAAACGTTGCTGGCCAGGAACGGATAACCAAGATCATCAACGATCTCCTTGACCCGGTCTTCGCCAAAGGTGAATTCCCAGTGACCGACCATCGCATCCGGCTTGAGCAGCTTCATGCAATCAACCATGTCCTGCCCATTGGTCTTGAGCGACGTATAGGACCCCTGCCAGGTGTCACCACCATCAAGGAACAGAACGTTGCTATCCCCGCGTTCCGCGCGGATCGCCTTGACCAGCGTCGCGGTGCGATCAAGGCCGCCAAGGCGTCCATACGTCCGCGCCATATCGACATAATCGACCATGGTATGAGCATAGGCGAGCGGACTGCCGCGCTTAATCCCGAAGTGGGACAGGAATTCCTCGCCCACCAGATGTGGCGGAATGCCTTCAAACGCCCCGACACCGTAATTTTCTGATGGTGGGCGGAAATAGACAGGCTTTAGCTGGGCATGAACATCGGTGAAGTGCAAAAGCGTAATACTGCCTTTGCTGTCAAACTTCAAAAGATCGTCCTGGGTCAGACGCTGTTGGGCAGCCACACGGGTCAAACTGCCCATATAGCCGGTCGCTGCGGTGGTCACAGCAGCCCATTGTAAGAATTCACGGCGCGAAAACATTTATTGGTGGCCTCCGGGCAATATTCACCTGTTCGGCAACGCGGCCGACGCATTTAAAGGAAGAAAGGCGGGGCAACCGGGAGGATAAGCCAATCACCCCTGTAGTAACTTTTGGGTCCTATTGGCGAACTGCCGGTGTCTCGACGGACAAGCCGGTGCCACGCCAGGTCACATAGACCTCAAGCGCCATCAGTTCGTCAGAAAATGCAGCCGGGAATTCCGCACGGGTATCACGGATGCAACCGCGGAAACGGTTATGCAGTGACACCAGACTGGCCTGCTTCAGGCGATAGGTCGGGAACCCGTTGACATTGCCCTGACTGAGATGGTCGGCGCGAATGTAGTTGCCATTGTTCTGTTCATGACAGGATGCACAGGAAAGATTGAGCTGCCCGGTCCGGGTGTAATAAAGCTCGTTGCCCTTCTCCCACCAGCTCTGCATGTGCCCTTCAGCAAGATCGATGGCGACCGGAGTGCCCAAAGACTGATGTTTGACATAGGCGGTCAACGCCTTTTGCTCAGGGGCATCAAACTTATAGGCCTCTGCCCCCATCTCTTCGGTGCGGCACTTGTTGATCTGAAGTTCCACATTGATCGGGCGGTTGGATGCTTCATCCCATTTCGGGAAGCGTGCCCCGACACCAGCCATGCTGTCCTCGGCATCGCCGTGACAGGATGCGCAGGATTTACCAGCACTTCCGTCAACCGTATTCCAAAGATCCGCACCGTCCTGCACTTCAAGCATTCCGGGATTTTCAAAGGTATCGGTCTCCAAAAGGCGCGTTTCTTCGGTTCGATACAGCCAGCCTGACAGCACCTCGTCAAGCGGGTGACCTTCTGGCGGTGCCGCCCGGGTGATCATCTGGATTTCGCCGTCAATGACGAGTTCATCGTCAACCGGCCCACCGGCAAACGCAATCCCCGGGACAAGTGCGGTCATGGCAACCGCAGCAGCTTTGGCTATGATTTGGTTTCTCAAGACATTCCCTCCCGATACAGTGGCGGGCCCGTAATCACCTGGATCAAGGACCCGTCCCGAATCATTTTATGGCGATCTTGTTTTCAGTCTCGTAGACAGAACCGTCATCATCCAACCAGCTGAACTTGAATGTTCCAGCCTCGTTAACCTTGGCGGAAAACTCGATATAGGGGTTGGCGGAAATTGCCGGCTCGAGTTCACAGGAAAACACGGGCTTGCCGTTAAATTCACAGGTGAACTTGTTGATGATCTGGCGCGGGATGAGATTGCCATCCTTGCCCTTGCGCAAACCTGATTCCATCGGATGGTTGATCAGGGTCTTGATGGTGATGATCTCACCAGCCGATGCGGATTTCGGCACTTTTACACGCGGCTTGATATTGTCCATTTGACTTTCTCCCGATCCGATCAGCCGCCGCAACCACCGATGGTCACTTTGACTTCTTTTTTATCCATGAAAACCTGCCCCTTACTGGTCTTTGCGACCGCAACCACATTCTGGGTTTTCGCAAGACGCATGCGGGTTTTCGCTTCGGCTGCACCGCTCATCGGCGTGAAGTGGAATACAGCGACATCCGGGTTGGGGTTGCCTTCGGCATAGATGACAACCGACTCAACGTAATCGTCATCCGTCATCGGGCTTGCCACAGACACCTCGATCGGCACGGTGTTGCCGTTTTCGGCAATTTCCGGCGTCGTCAGGGTCAGGTCACTGCCCATCGCGGGTTCTTTACCACCGGCAAAGTTTTTGATGCTTTCGGCTGTGGCTTCCGGCGTGGCAGAGGCGGACAGCGAGAAGCCGAACACTCCGGCTGCAGCTGCACCGACCGATGCACAAAGCATTTGGCGTCGTGTGAGATTCATCTTGGTTCCTCGATGGTTGTTATTCTTTGAGCGTCGCCAAATAGGCCACGACATCTTCAACTTCCTGCGCGGTCAGGATTGTTTTGCCGACCAGATCTTCGCGGACATTGATGCCGACATTCAGCGAATAGAAACCCGGCATAACCGTCTCTTCGGAGAAAACTTCTTTGGCATCAGCCACGATGGCGCGAAGTTCGCCCTCGCTCCAGCGGTCGGCAGCACCGTCAAGCGGCGGCCCGACTTCGCCGTGGAACAGCTGGTCGCTTTGATCTTTGACGGCGTGACATGCCAGACAGTTGCCAAGGCTGCGATTGGTAAAGACCTTACGCCCGTTTTCCGGGTCCCCCGGCTGGCTGGTCAATGACTGGGATACAGACATGTCATCGAATTTGACATCGGCAGGTGCAAGTGCATCAGCTGCGGCAAGGGCCGGAAGGCCAACGATCAGGCACGCAAGAAAGGTTCTTGGTTTCCAAGACATGGCGTTGTGGTTCCTCCTGTGACGATGCCCCTGCCCTCTGTGTGGCATATGAACATCCCCGGTCTGACATCTGGCGGCTCTGACGGCGCCTTTAGTTCAAGTTATTCAAACTCAACTTTTAATTCAACACATAAATATGATATTTTTAATGTTTCATGTACTGAACTATCAATTATGCACGCATTACAAGGGGTTGTTACTGCCCCAATCGCCCCTCTTCCTGAAGCTTCTGAATGATGCGGGCATGATATTTCTGGAAGTGCTCGTCGGTTTCGTAGCCCTTCTCGTTCACCCAACGAAACATATTCAGGAACGTCCATTTGCCAAACGCGCCCGGCATGGTCGCAACCGCGGCCTCGGCGGCATTCTTGCCGTCTTCCGGTGCTTCTTCAGGCAGAAAAACGATGGTCGGGGTAAAGACATAGCCCCACTTGCGGGCGGCGGTTTTCTCGCTCAGCACGTCGCCATCGAGATCAATCACTTCTTCGTCGCCAAACATGTTGTACTGGACAACCTTGAAGTTCTCCTTGATGTAGCCGGATACCTCTGGATCGCTCAGCAGTTCGGTATGCATCTTGGCGCAATAGATGCAGCCGCGCTGCTCAAAGATCATCACCAGACGCTTGTTTTCATCCCGGGCCGCCGCGATATCGTCGGCAATGTCGCGAAATGTGATCGAAAACCAGTCCTGCTTGTGCAGACCATCTTCGCCCACGGTTTCCGCGTGCGATCCTTGTGACCAACTCATTACCAGCAAACCGGCGACCAGATATTTCGCCAAAGGCACTCCACGCAACAGATGACGCATAGTCATGACGCAACTCCTATCCGAGGGTCGAAAGCGAAGGGAAAGTCTCAAGCAACCATTGGGCGATGGCCGACATCTGCCCGGTCATGAACAAGACACCGGTCAACACCAACAAGACCCCCATCGCCCGTTCAACAGTGTGCATGTGTCGTTTGAATTTTCGGGACCAGCCAACGAACTGCCCGGCGAAAAGCCCCGCCAGCGCAAAGGGCAAACCGATTCCCAGCGAATACACCGCAAGCAACCC comes from the Thalassospira sp. ER-Se-21-Dark genome and includes:
- a CDS encoding thioredoxin family protein, coding for MTMRHLLRGVPLAKYLVAGLLVMSWSQGSHAETVGEDGLHKQDWFSITFRDIADDIAAARDENKRLVMIFEQRGCIYCAKMHTELLSDPEVSGYIKENFKVVQYNMFGDEEVIDLDGDVLSEKTAARKWGYVFTPTIVFLPEEAPEDGKNAAEAAVATMPGAFGKWTFLNMFRWVNEKGYETDEHFQKYHARIIQKLQEEGRLGQ
- the soxB gene encoding thiosulfohydrolase SoxB; this translates as MFSRREFLQWAAVTTAATGYMGSLTRVAAQQRLTQDDLLKFDSKGSITLLHFTDVHAQLKPVYFRPPSENYGVGAFEGIPPHLVGEEFLSHFGIKRGSPLAYAHTMVDYVDMARTYGRLGGLDRTATLVKAIRAERGDSNVLFLDGGDTWQGSYTSLKTNGQDMVDCMKLLKPDAMVGHWEFTFGEDRVKEIVDDLGYPFLASNVFDTEWDEPVFEHTAFYETGGHKVAVIGQAMPYTPIANPRWMIPNWSFGIRPEVIQANVDAAREAGAAVVVLLSHNGFDVDQKLATVVNGIDVILTGHTHDAVPEAIEIDNTLLLSSGSHGKYLGRVDLEVKDGRVTGYNSALIPVFSDVIDPDPEMAAKIDEVRAPYEDECNRVIGKTSGLLYRRGNFNGTWDDLICQGIMEERDAELAFSPGFRWGTTLLPGDDITIDDLYNQTSMNYPSVYRLEFTGTQIKEILEDVCDNLFNKDPFFQQGGDMVRVGGMAYSCAPKESIGNRISNMTMIKTGEPIEADRSYVVAGWASVNEGVEGPAVYDLMENYITRHKVIDIPRNDTVKVIGMN
- the soxZ gene encoding thiosulfate oxidation carrier complex protein SoxZ, translating into MDNIKPRVKVPKSASAGEIITIKTLINHPMESGLRKGKDGNLIPRQIINKFTCEFNGKPVFSCELEPAISANPYIEFSAKVNEAGTFKFSWLDDDGSVYETENKIAIK
- the soxY gene encoding thiosulfate oxidation carrier protein SoxY, which encodes MNLTRRQMLCASVGAAAAGVFGFSLSASATPEATAESIKNFAGGKEPAMGSDLTLTTPEIAENGNTVPIEVSVASPMTDDDYVESVVIYAEGNPNPDVAVFHFTPMSGAAEAKTRMRLAKTQNVVAVAKTSKGQVFMDKKEVKVTIGGCGG
- the soxA gene encoding sulfur oxidation c-type cytochrome SoxA, with amino-acid sequence MRNQIIAKAAAVAMTALVPGIAFAGGPVDDELVIDGEIQMITRAAPPEGHPLDEVLSGWLYRTEETRLLETDTFENPGMLEVQDGADLWNTVDGSAGKSCASCHGDAEDSMAGVGARFPKWDEASNRPINVELQINKCRTEEMGAEAYKFDAPEQKALTAYVKHQSLGTPVAIDLAEGHMQSWWEKGNELYYTRTGQLNLSCASCHEQNNGNYIRADHLSQGNVNGFPTYRLKQASLVSLHNRFRGCIRDTRAEFPAAFSDELMALEVYVTWRGTGLSVETPAVRQ
- a CDS encoding c-type cytochrome, which produces MSKFLKFTASIVLLGAAWTASANAQDAEAGEKVFRKCAACHAVGEGAKNKVGPELNEIFGRVAGSLEDFKYSKAMSKAGEEGLVWDHDSLTEYLAKPRDYIKGTKMAFAGLKKDDEIANVIAYLATFSESAEQAAAEPESAPASEPVETASVSEPAVNAADAVIPEHGVYHLGREALPEEVAAWDIDVRPDGVGLPVGSGTVADGGVLYDENCAVCHGVFGEGEGRWPVLSGGFDTLTADRPVKTIGSYWPFASTIFDYVHRAMPFGNARSLSADQTYAITAYLLYLNDIVTEEDFELSNETFSEISLPNEENFYPDDRLEEPNFATNVEPCMENCGDGPAEIVMRARILDVTPDGDEENGAGGID
- the soxC gene encoding sulfite dehydrogenase: MSKQPQKDKNFVPSRRSFLQGGLTAAGGAAVAAIGGGAALAAGTPDPAITELKDWNQYSGPGVDAAPYGVPSPFESHVVRRDVPWLTADPISSINFTPLHELDGIITPNGLCFERHHSGVAEVDPAEHRLMINGLVDKPLVFTMQDLMRFPRENRVYFLECAANSGMEWRGAQLNGCQFTHGMLHNVMYTGVRLRTLLEEAGVKPAGKWILAEGADASGMGRSIPIEKALDDCLVAFKMNGEALRPEQGYPVRLCVPGWEGNMWVKWLRRIEVGDKPWQLREETSKYTDLMPDGRARRFTWAMDVKSVITNPSPQAPITQGRGHTIITGLAWSGHGKIKRVDVSIDGGRNWQHARIDGPSLSRSLHRFYYEFNWDGSPLYLQSRAIDEQGYVQPTKDALRAARGDNSIYHNNGIQTWYLKSNGEAENVEVS
- the soxX gene encoding sulfur oxidation c-type cytochrome SoxX, producing the protein MSWKPRTFLACLIVGLPALAAADALAPADVKFDDMSVSQSLTSQPGDPENGRKVFTNRSLGNCLACHAVKDQSDQLFHGEVGPPLDGAADRWSEGELRAIVADAKEVFSEETVMPGFYSLNVGINVREDLVGKTILTAQEVEDVVAYLATLKE